ACATTGCCGAGggtcagaggctctgccaaccaaagcccaaggttcaaaccaaggcagaggccacagctccagctaaggcccaggcttcagctccagcccaggctcccaaaAGTGCCCAAGCCCCTGTGAAGGCCCTatagaaaaggctcctgccaaTGTGAAGACAGACGGACTGCTGTGTCACACCTGCCTGCATGCTATTTGCAAATGACCAGTGACCTATattgtttttacaaataaacttgaggcaaggaaaaaaaacataacagGAAGGCACAGACTGTCTCCACTTGCCCCTGTGTCCCAACGACTCCTAAAGCAGAAGACAGCCCCCGAGGCTGTGGCCATACCTCTAACGCCAGAGCCAACTCGGTTCACACACCTCTGTAGAGTCTGGGCTACTTACCCCCCAGAACCATGATCTTCCTCCGAGTGTCCTCACTTAGGAAGGGTTTGATGAGGTTATAGGCCACAGGAAACAGCTTGGGAGCTGGAAGAGACAAGACCATGTGAAGCGGAGAGCAAGGTTAACTCAGTACCACCCACCTCTGCCCATGGGCTAAGTGGCTTAGCGTGAGGCTCAGCCATGCATGTTTGAGGTCCAGCTCCCAATCTGTGCAAGGGTCGTGGCCACCTAGCTTCCCACTATGGCAGCACCAACCTGAATCCTACTGGGCCTGGTGGCTCAAATGCTCTGGGAGCTGTAAAGCATCTGTACAGGTTAAGGTCAATGTCAGGCACTTGGGACCCTCCTTTGGCTCACTGTTCACTCAGTCTGCCCCCAAGTAATAGTTTCAGTCTCGTGCTCCCATGTGACTTCATCACCAGAAATTTGCAACTTACCTTTAACAACAAACAGACGCTTCAATGTTTCAGGATAATTCTCTTCAAACATGGTGAGGAACTAAGGGATAGAATTGGTCTAGTTTCAGTAGCTCAGGCCTGCAGGCCACAGCACCCCCCACCCTCTGAGTAAGCCTAGCTGAGCAGTTCCTCCTGCCCCCACACCCTGCCTCTCACCTCTCCATAGGCCTCCACTGCAGGTTTCCAGAGGTGCTTGAGGCCGAGTCCTTCACAGTCATAAATCATGGTGATGGTCTCTATCTTCTTCCCTAgctacagggacagacagacagagacagccaTCACTCTACCCTGCTGGAGAACTAATTCAGGGTCCATGCTGACCACTCAGGTACACACAGAGCAAGCAGTGCATGGGGGCTGGACCCAGGTTTTTCACATGCAGGTATCACCTACGGAGGAATACTGACCTAGACATACTCCTCATCTTGCAAATGACTGGGTGGATCAAGATCATGTCTGAGGTCCCCTCTGTCCTTTGGGTTCTCCTGAGggcctctgtcttcctgccaATGACTGTGCTCCCTGGTAGCACCAATGCAgcccctgggcctctcactcagGCATAGATGCTCtccatcctgcctcagctctaaGGAAGCAGCAAGTTGAACCTCTTTTGTGTGCCCAGCCTCTCAGGGGTTCTGTACTGAGTGGGCTCTTTGTGAGCATTTAAATAATAGTCCTGAGAGGCACCCACACTTTAATACATCTGCAACttgtgggtgggggtaggggtggggaaaaAGGTGAGGGACACCTCCGTCTTGGTCCtcagtccttcctttctttttaaaaaaattacatctctttctctctctctctctctctctctctctctctctctctctctctctgtgtgtgtgtgtgtgtgtgtgtgtgtgtgtgtgtgtgtgtgtgtgtgtgtttgtgtgctacAGTGTGCAGCGCAGAAGACAATTTGGGGAAGCTagctctcctcctccaccccataGGTTCTCAGCCTTGCTGGCAAGTCtgtttacccactgaaccatgtctTCAGTCTTTGTCTTAGCAAGGGAATTGTTGCCCTGATCTCTTGAAAGTACACTTGGAAAAGCAGGGGTTCTGAGTCCATCTGCGCCAggagtacccccacccccatacttgCCCAAGGGCAGCTTAGTCCAAAATAAGATTTCACTGGTCCTCACAGAAACAAAAGTTCTCCAACAATGTAGTGagatgttttctttgtcttttgtttgtttgtttgtttttgttttgttttgttttctgtcgtgctgagaattaaacctaGGCCCTGCCTGTGTGAGGCCAACTGCCTTTCACTGAGCAATATCTCCAGCTGTAATAATTtatagttttgcttttcttttgcttgtgtccagggtctcactatatagtccaggctagcttcaaaatCAAGACCCTCTTGCCTCGGACCTGTAGGAGGCAAGAGGGTCTTGATTTTGCAATCGTGGGATTGCAGGAGTGTTCCACTCAGCTTGCTGCAATGCAAGGTGGTTTTTGCTGTAGTGGGTGGGGAAGCCCTGAGTGTGCTGTGAGCGCTGTACCAACTGAGATCCATCCCTCACCCTAGTGAGGTCTTCTTAAGCCAAGCGTCTTCGGGTAAAGGACTGCCTTTCATTCCCAGATCTTCCCTGTACACCGTTCCTATACTTTGTGGGAATTCACTGTGGCAATAACAGATGGGAATTTTAAGTTTTACTTAGCAAAAGCATGACAATATGGAGGTGCAGTTCAGTGGTggagtagaacacttgcctaacacacacaccaggccctgggttcagtctccaggcaaaggaatggagggagagaggaaatgagagagagagaagagaagaaagatggattgagagaagagaagaaagatggatTGGTGACATTATGTTCATCTAAAACCTTGAGATTTCAGGTCTATGAAACACAAACCCTGAGGCTGTGCCTCCACCCATGTGTGACATCTTGCCTCTCCACGAAGGCCTCCACCGTGATCCAGTCACTCTCAGTGGCAGGcaggccacccacccacctttgTGGTCTGCTGGATGCACTCCTGCAGAAGCAGCTCACAGTCTCTCATCTTGGTCCTGAGCAGGTCCTGCTTGGAGGCGGAGAACAGCAGACCTTTGGCATCCAGAGGGCCGATGATGTCGTACCAGACAGGGCAGCCGTCCAAGTCGTAGCCACACCTGCCGCCTGACAGATACTGTTGGATCACCTGGCCAAAGACATAGTAACAACACCTGGTGGGCAGGCCCAAAACATCCACGTCTTTCCCGGTTCACtagtctctccctccacctctctcccttGGGTGCCTGAAGATACCTATTTTGTGACTATAGGGACTCTTGGCAATTTCAGCCTGTCGTCTGAGGCTCCCAACCCAGAAGATCATGATATGAACTGTGAGTCTTAGAAGCATCCTTACACAGGAATGGAGAGGGATAATTTGTCCTCACCTCTGGTGGCTGCCAGCTGATGATTTTGTCAATGTCCTTTTGCTTCCGGAATTCCACATGCTGCAAATATACAGATTTAGGAAGTACGGAGCGGAAGAATTAGGAAGCATGAGGTGCGTGGTGGAGGTGGGGTCTTGAAAAGGAAGGACAAGGTCAGCACAAGCCGACCACCAGACCACAGGTGACCCCTAGAAGGACCTGAACAGGAGTAGAAAAGGAGGCCCCAGTTTCTTCAGCTACCTCAGCAAGAATATCATTGTTGACTGCTCCAGAAGTAGGAAAGCCTGCTATTTCCAGGGAAGGAAATGCACTTTGTCCCTCAGGGATAAAGCAACAATCGTTGGCTGGGTCACACAAACCAAAATCTATGATGGGGTGGGTGATGGGTAGGCAGGAGAAGTCCAGGCAAGACGTGAGTCAGATGGGAGGAACCATGGTAGCAATGGATGCTCACCTTTCGGAGCatggcctctgacttctgcaggtcAAAGCTTCGGGCTgcaacaaaagcatggtcagggtTGGGTATCAGACTGCAGGTCTTAGGGACCCGCCTCCAGGCTGGGGCCAAACCCCCTTGTGTCCGCCCAGCCAACTGTCAACTTTGGCTCAGAGCCTTCACTGAGTGCTTGCAAAACAACACAGCCCTGAGTCTGTGGAATAGACAAGTCAAGTTCAAGGCAGTTGGGAGTGGGGTCAGAGTATCTGGGCATATAATCAGGTAAAGGGTCATATCTCAGAGAAAGTGAACCCTGGATCCTTTTATCAATTGGCCATACCCCACAAGGACAAAATCTATCTCTGCCACCGAATAACATCGAACCCTGAGAGATTGAGCCACAGTTCAAAGATGAACACAGCTACCCCAGAATCTGGGGCCAGAGTTGGCTGAACATCTTGGAAAGGTCGAGGAGTTGATATGCCTTCAGCTAATCCTGACATTTCTCTAAAGGACCCACACATTCTTTATAGGAGTGTAACGGGTTTTTGAGTCAGTTCACCTGGGCCCACTCCAACAAGTTGTTCTCAAATCTGAACCCAAGATTTCACTGTCCCTGAGGCCACTCCTGATAACCAGGGTTGCCATGAGTACCAGTTGTATGTTACTCTCTACTCCAGAGACAGGGTTGTCTCTGGTCATGCAACAGCCCTCCCAAAACATGCATTCTATGCTGTCCTCAAGGGCCTTCCTCCCACGGTGCATCCTGTCCTTGGAGACTTCATGACCATCCTAATGCTTCCCTTTTGGATGTTGTCCCCCTGGTCAGGGCACTTCCCAGTGAACCTCATGAGCTGAGCCCAAGTCTTGTTTGCCCCTTCTCCGATAAACCCTCAGAATTCTCTTGGCAGCAGTCATGCCTTTCATTCAAGTGGAGCTTAGAGTCAAATGAAACCCCAAATCCTTCACACCTGTGTGCCAGCTAAGCCTCCACCCTCTCTATAGAGAGGCAGGGCCTTCAACACATCTCCCATCTGTTCACCACAGTCCCCTTCATTTCATCTATTCAAAGAGTTTCTGAGACTGAGCCATTTGGCCTCTGATCTATGACCTGTCCCTCCTGGCTGCATGTCCTCCATGGATTTAATCGGCATCTAGATCTGCTGATAGCCTTAGAACCCAGACTCACAGGCTGCCCTTTGGGCTGTAAACGACCCCTTCACCATTGCTCTCTGGGAACGGGAGCATACACCCTGACTCTGCATTCCTGAAGTCCGATCCTCTATCTGAGTCAGGATGGTATGTCTAAAGGTCTGACAAACCTGGGTGCGGTGCCATGGTAGGCTGAGACAGCTGGCTCTCAAGTTTAcagtcagccaggactacatacgAAATTCAGGCTTACTCATGCTATGTACTAAAACACTATCTTAGAACGAGAGAGAgcgaagaggaaagaaaggaagacaggaaaggccagtgagatggttcaaaGGATAGAAGGGCACACTGTGCACACCCAGCAACCTGACAACTTCAGATTGCTCCCCAGAATTCCTGGAATGGAAGATAACTACACAGAGTTATCCAGTCCCCTCCACATGTGCACCGTGGCATACACTCCACATCCCCCAATCTCTCTCTCACTGTCCTTCCCCCCTTGCTCACCCCACACATACTACAcatcttaaaatactttttaaaaaatgagaaagggtTGGCCAGGCCACCGCCACCATGCATGCCAAGTCCTTGCTGGCAGATCTGAGCAGCCAGTCTGGCAAGCTGGGCTTTGGAATTTCCTCACGACCACCCTTCCTGTGCCTCCAGCAGCCAGCGCAGCTTTTGGACAAGTGTAATGTGGGTCTGTATTGCAGCACCTCCACCAAGTGTGTTTTACCTTGGACAAGATACTATGTATGCCTGACCACACATACATAAGAAGCTAGAACTGCATGTCCTTTTGTAACACAGGAGATAGACCACGAAAATGAGCTTCTCACAGAAGAGAGGAGGGCCCTTATCTTCCGAGAGAACAGGGATCCAGAGGGTAGTTAACAGTATGCATCCTTATCTGGGGAAACTTCAGTTGACGATTATCTGCCAAGAGTCCAATGTTCAGGGTCTTCTCCGCTGCGTCTATAGAGTCCGGTCTTTCTAGGCCCCTTCCACGCTGCTCACAAGCACCTGAAAGCCTGGCTTGGGGCACTGAACAATAGCTTGGTCCAGGAGCAGCCAGGTTTGCCCATCCCATGGCCCTGTAAGCTGCAGACTCAGCTATGCTATGCTCTCTCCCAGGGCTCCTACTGCCTCTGTTCTGTCTTGCTCACTGACTTTCCTTGCTGGTGTGGGTACCCAGATCTCACTTGCAGCGAGAGAGGCAGTGGGAACTCAAGTGTCTGTGGAGAGGGCCAGCAAAAAAAACTGAACCCCAAGCTCATACCACATTCTACTGCAAAGGTCTCCTTTAGAATCAAAGAGGTGAGGGGGGAATAAAAAGAGGttggtttatttttaaggcaACAAAAGCCCCAATTCAAATTTGGAATAGGGTCTGATTAAGCCAGAGCTGCTGCCCAGAAAATCGGAGACACAATACACTACAGAGGGGAAACTTCCCCCGCTTTATGAAGCAGACGTTGAAACCAGAGGTGTAACTCAGAGATAGAAATGCTTGcctggctgggcggtggtggtgcacgcctgtaatcccagcacttgtgaggcagaggcaggcggatttctgagttcgaggtcagcctggtctatagagtaagttccaggacagccagggctacacagagaaaccctgactccaaaaaacaaaaaaacaaacaaacaaatgcttgcctggcatgcacgaGACAGACCCTGGGTTCGATCCTCAGCAGCTCAAAGATGATTACAAGGTAATGCTTGCCTTCAGGAGCAAGCAGCTCCCTTCGAAGAAGGAGCCGTGGCTTGCTGGAAAAGGTGCTGGCCCTGTGCTTACCATTGTCTTTGTGCCCTCAAGGAAGTCCCCTGCCCTGACTAAGttttctcatctggaaaatgggaaTGGCCATCCTACAAGGGTATGGCTAGTCTCAGGCATAGGCCCTGGCTAAACTATCAAATAGATCTTATACAAGTGGTTCATGCCATCCCAGGATAATACTAGCAAACATTTAGTGTCTAGGAAACCAGCTGCCAAGACCCCACACTGGCCCGAGTGGCAGAGCTGTCCAATCAAtcaatggctctctctctctctctctctctctctctctctctctctctctctctcacacacacacacacacacacacacacacacacacacctctgcctcCTAGCAGCAGCTCCAGGACCGGATCATCTTGGAGCTGGCCCTTTAAGGAGGCTACTATCTTCCCACTTTCCCTGCCCACCTTCTTCTAGCCTTACCCTTTCAGCAAATGCTAAGCCAAAATTTCCTCCAGCATAGACTGACTTCATTGCCACCCCCACACCACCCCTCCACCCTCTCTAGGTGGACTGGGAAAGGGGCCAGATCATACAGGTGGAGGGGTAAGGGTGGGCAAATGACGCTTCCAGAGGCCCATACGCATCGCTCTCCTGGGTGCACCTGTCCTGGGGTGTTGCTAGCAGGCCTCCTAGAATAAGTCAGCTTTATTAAATTTCTGGAAACAAAAATGACATCTTTTTGTCTGTCACTAGTCTTCCGGGGCCCAGAGATGTACGGATGTTGCCACAGGGCAGGTCTTGTCCTCTTAATGTTTATGACAGAAATCTACCTAAAAACTGGAGCTCTGCTCATCAAACTCAGgagaattttctcatttatatgtCTGGCAATAAaatttctataaagaaaaatgaaagtgtgTCAGAAGAGCCCGGAAGTTGGTACCTGCCTTGAATAATGGAAAAGGAGAGGGACGAGGACACAAGGTGTAGGAGTGGGGGCCAAGTCTGGTCCTGACACTAGCAGCATGTCCCCATCATTCCACAGTTGGTCCTTGTCGTGCCGTGTCTTGCAAAAAGGTTAGGCACCCTGCCTAATCCACTTCATAGAGGAGGAGCCTAGAGATCTATGACCTTGGCCCAGATGTCACAGCAAAGCTGGCACACGGCTAAAACTAGAACTCAAGACCCTGGTCTGTGGAGGGGGGGAGTAGTGCCCTCCTCAGTCCCCAAGCACAGTCCCCTTCATTCAAGCTGACAGGATCAGGACCCCTGGTTTTAATATCAGCTCTGGCTTCAACTTTCCACATAGTAGGGCTTTTCTGGGCCTTAACTTTCCTTATGTCTGCAGAGCAGACTTACAGAGTAAACGAAAAGGCTGCCGACAGTCCAGACCCAGAGACTCGCATCTTCTTCCTGCCTGCAGCTCACCCAGCAAGTCCCTTCACCTGTCTGAGCTTCCGTGTCTGTATCCTGTAGAAGGGCTGGGGCCTGGGGGGATTGCCAGCTGTCTTTCTGTCCCAGCCTGCCAGGGATTCCAGAGGACATCCTTCTATTGTCCAGAACACACCCCTGTCCCAGCCCCTCTTCCCTCACCTCGGAGCCATCGAAGGAGGAAGTAGTCATCTGGATTGGGCAGGGTGGGCAGCACGTCCTGAACATTTTCTCGGAACTATAGGGAGAGACAGCTGGGTGAGTGGGCGGGCCCGTCTCCCTCTGCCCAGAGCGCTCCTCCATGGGGCCTTTGCCAGAGCCCTCCTTTACAAAGATTGTAGACACTGGCTGTGTTGCAAGGGGAGCTGGGTAGGAGAGGAGGgcacagaaagggaagaggacaCTGCCCTGCCTCACTTATGAGCATATCTCCCTGCTAATCTGATGAGCAAGTGACAGATAGCAGGCACTCTGGTCATGCCGCAGCAAATGCTGTCTGTATACCAAGCACCTGTCATGTGTACAGCACCCGTCTTGGCACTCTCCCAAAGCCCCTAGAGGTGTCGctgtctccattttacagatggagagATGAAAGACAAAGAGGCTCAGCAACACTTCCAACATCTGGATACAGATGTGAGCCCAGATCCCAGGCTCTTTCCTCTGCCGCCTTCCTGCCGCCTTGGTAATGGAATGGGGGAGCAAAGGGAAGGAAGCTCGGAGTCTCAAATGACTTTGTTCAAAAGTGGTAGTGGAGCTAGCTTGAAAGACTACAAAAGAAGCCAAGGGAGAGGGATGGACAACCAAGGTGGAGCAGACAGCTCCTGCAGGTGGCCACAAAAGGGAAACATACTAGGAAAGCCACCAAGGGAGGTGGACAGTGACCCAGGACAGCCACCCCTATCCCTGATCTCTCACTACCCAGCAGTAAACAGGCAGCTTGCTACTCTCCCCAAGCCTCCTATGACAGCAGAGACCTTTATCTGGTTACTGACCTGTAGGACACCTCCAGAGGGGACCAATGAGGACTGGCCACCTCTGCCCTTTGCCTTAGGTCAGCTAGGTCTAATCAGaccctcccatcccccaaaaGCAGCTCCCAGAGTTAGGACAATGGTCATCTAAACAACAAACAGAAGGCCACCCTTCACCAAGGACCTCACCTAGCCCTGGCTTAATCCCCACCAAACCTACGCCCAACAGACTTAGCCTGCACGTCAGCAGCAAACCTGGCATGGGAAAAAAGTCACACAGCAGCAGCCACATCTGCTGCCACACTCTGGAATAAATAAGAAACTGCACAACTGGGAACACTGGGGCTGGACCCCATCAATTCTGATCCCGTGCAACTGAGGAGATAAAGTCTTTTGGCCAGAAGTGCCAGCTCCCGAACTTGAATGGAGTAGATAAGTCCCTCTCGGCCCAGGTGCCAAGGCAATGTCTGGTCAGGTCCTTTCCTTTTGAGTGGCATCAGACCTTCAGGCAAGGGTCTGGGTTGCCAGGGTGGGGAGAGCTCTTCTCTCCGAAAGGATCCCAACCTAGTGAATCCCGGGCATCTTAGACTTCACACACAAAAGGTGCCCAACAGACAACTCCTCTAATTTCATCGAAGAGCACACAGGACAGGGTTTGGCCCAAGGTCGCACAGTGACTTAGTGCCTCGAAAGAGCTAGGGGGAGTTTGCCAAGGAGCTGTCAGGGGCCCTTCCATATGCCACTGccccaaaagagaaaaacctCCCGGAAATGGGAGGAAACCTGGGGCCCTGCCCCTGTCCCACGGCCCTGCTACCAGTCCCTGCCAGCCTGGAGGGTGAATGTTGCCTTTGTGCCCTCAGCTGCCTCCCAAGGCTTCCAAGCAACCACTTCTTCCCAAGGGGGCACCTCTGGGGCTGCTCGTGCTGAAGATCGCGATGACCAAACTTCCTGAGGTCCTCACCCTGAAGGAGAAGCGGTCCGCTGGGCACTAGCCAAGCGGGGGCGATCAGTCGCCCGCCCGCGAGGACCGTCCCTTGCAGCGGCTTTTCAGCCAGGAGCGAGGGCCACAGACAGGCCAAGAGCAAGCTCACCTTGGCCAGTGCCTCCTCCTGTTTGGGGCTCAGGTCACCGACTCTGCCGCTCATCGTGGCTCAGCCTCGGGGCGCGGTGCCTGCGGCAGCTGATGGAGCTCCGACTCGTTTGCCGCCGCCGCAGCCGCTGGAGTAAAGTCCCAGTCTTTGGCCGAGGCCCCGGGGCTGGCGGCCAAGACCCGCCTCTTAAAGGAGCCCGAGGGGCGGGGCGAGACGCGCAGAGGCCCTGGATTGGAGCCAGAATGCTTGCTCATACACCTGAGGAGCTACTTGGGTCTGGATCCTCATCCTAAGAGGAAGCTGGAAAGCTCTAGCTAAGGACGTCTTCTAAGGTGCGACTCCACAAGGCTGGACCGGGCTGCTCTCATAGCTTTCCTTACCCCAAAATGTTGACAGCTCTCTGGTGCCCACTGAAAAGGGATGCTCCTTAAGCGTCTTTCTGCCTGTAGGAACTGTGGTGTTCACTCTGCCTTCTGCTTATGGTCACTACTACCAGCTCTGCTTGGGGGTGAGAATTGACCCCCAGGGTTGCCGATGTAACTCAGTGGCAGAaggcttgcttagcatgcacgaCCTTAAGtcagattcccagcactgcatagtcatggtggcacattcctgcACATACCTGAGATCCCAGCATTGGAGAAGCAGAAGTTCAGATCACCCTTAGCTTATTTATTGGGCTTGAGGCAAGCCcagaatacaaacaaataaaccaaacggagtgggcagccttttcccTCTACCTGCAGAGCAGGCACGGTGAAGACCATGGCATCtagctgaggagagaggagggccAGCCTCCCCACTCAGACCCAGTTCTCTGCGTCTGATCTTCCCTGCTCTCTGGGAGCCACACCTGAATCTCTCACATCTCAGTTGGCATgctctgcttcctctgtggaAGTGAGGAGGCTCAGGTTTGAGGGCCCGTGTCCCACGGGTGTCTACAGGGTCCTTTGCCTCACTGCACTGTTGCTCCTTCTCTAACCAAGGGTGATCATGGGCAGGAGGCTAACGGAAGTTCATGTACACAATTCTCAGGTTTGACTTCTTGTGGCCACCTCCTAGCTGGCCCTGCACAGTTGTCCATTGC
Above is a genomic segment from Mus caroli chromosome 11, CAROLI_EIJ_v1.1, whole genome shotgun sequence containing:
- the Sec14l2 gene encoding SEC14-like protein 2, with amino-acid sequence MSGRVGDLSPKQEEALAKFRENVQDVLPTLPNPDDYFLLRWLRARSFDLQKSEAMLRKHVEFRKQKDIDKIISWQPPEVIQQYLSGGRCGYDLDGCPVWYDIIGPLDAKGLLFSASKQDLLRTKMRDCELLLQECIQQTTKLGKKIETITMIYDCEGLGLKHLWKPAVEAYGEFLTMFEENYPETLKRLFVVKAPKLFPVAYNLIKPFLSEDTRRKIMVLGANWKEVLLKHISPDQLPVEYGGTMTDPDGNPKCKSKINYGGDIPKQYYVRDQVKQQYEHTVQISRGSSHQVEYEILFPGCVLRWQFMSEGSDVGFGIFLKTKMGERQRAGEMTEVLPNQRYNSHMVPEDGTLTCSEPGIYVLRFDNTYSFIHAKKVSFTVEVLLPDKTAEEKMNQQGADTPK